The following DNA comes from Rhinolophus sinicus isolate RSC01 linkage group LG06, ASM3656204v1, whole genome shotgun sequence.
CTCCACAGAATCAAAGTAGTCAGGGTTATATTGGGATGATAAAACCATAGCTACATTTTATAGCCCAGGAATCCGGTATTAGGCACGCCAAAGGATTTACCCAAGTCACATGATGTGTTGGTGATAAAGCTGTGACTAAAACTCAATCTCTAGACCTAAGGCTTGTGATTTCTTTATACATCTGGGAGCCTTCGGGCCTGTAAAAAAGACCTGAAACTCTCAGAATAGCCTATGGACATGTGGGACCATCAGGGACTCTACAAGGTAGGAGCTTGGTTTTATACACCTAAATTTTCTGTTAAGAAATAAGACTCTCTGAGgagcagaagagaaggaaaaagcacaTGAAAACCAGAGGACTTGAATTTTATTCTCTTCTGGATGTTGGCTCATCTGCTTTACTTCTGTAGTTTCCTTCAGTGCCAACTCCCTCTACAGACTAAAATAAAGGTCTTTCACAAATTCCCTGCCTAAATGAAAAACCACTATGTAAGAGTCTTAATACTTTATTAACTTAAAACATCActctaataaatatgtattaacaAACATAACGCACTCCAGAAGATCTAAAAAACATTTACAAACCTCATCAGAGGAAAGTACCACGTTGTTTTTCTCTGTGGTACGTATGAAGGACCCAAGAGTCGAAGCCTTCATTCCCACTACCTGCTAGCTTACACGTCTTTAAAAATCAGCTTAACAATAAAAAACTGAATATACACACAAATCTTTGAAGTATCTGGTCAGCTATTTTTTGTTAACGCTTGATAAAATCCAAACAGGTCAGAAGGGAAGTTTCAAGACTGTTTTGTCTTCTTGGAATTCCTTTGGAGGGAAAGAACAGACCCAGCCATTTGGTGGTGTGACCGTTAGCTTTTGAAGGGCAAGGCAGAGGCCCTGACCTTAATCTCTGGCTCCCCAGTACCTAGCATTGGGCTGGTGCCATGGTAACCGatggtcaataaacatttgcGGAGTGAATGGATATTTTGTCCCAAGGCTTgctctgtgcttgcctcctctgaTGATGCCTTTGCAGGCCTCCGGATGCCTCTAATCTCCTCTCATCACCAAGTCCACTTTTCTGCAGCTCCTTCTTGGGGCAGGCTCTACAGTGTATCTTGTAATTTCAAAAGCATGAAAGGACGCGTCCCCAAATCAGTTTCTGATCCACTTTTCAAGTGGGAGAAATGATTCCTCCAAGATTTACAGGCAGTACCCAACAGAAAGGGGTCAACAGATtccccagaaggaaaaaaataaaaataacactcaTTCTTCATTCTAGATAAAAACAGTAGCATGTGTCTACCTTGTAAGTGGTGATTCCTCCTGTTCCACACAAGTGTCTGGGGTGggtcaggaggaggaggaagaaacctGAAGGACCTTCCTTCCCTgaagcagggctgggagagggaagacGGTGGGGCCCACTGTCTGATGCCCTCTTGACTTTGAGTCTTCAGGAGTAGAGGAGCCCAGTCGGTGTGTCCAAAGCCCAGTGAGTCATTTGGTTCCCACTCCAGGATGAACTTTGAAAAGGTAACTTCTCCTCTCTGGCAGCTCCAGGAAGTAAGGTGAAGGGGGAACCACCCTCCTGGGATCTGCAgactggactggggagcctgagAAGTCAAAGTAGCTGGTGGCAAGTGGGGAGGCAGCCCTCCCTGTGTTACGTAACTGCTGCTTGTGACCTGGCAGGGCGCTCACTTGAGCCCATGCTGCGTCTCCCGATGCCGCCTGAGGTCCACCTTCCTCTGGAAGCCCTTCCCACACAGGTCGCAGCCAAAGGGCTTGAAGCCTGTGTGCTTGCGGCTGTGGGTGATGAGGTTGGAGCTCTGGCTGAACGCCTTGCCGCACACCTGGCACTTGTGGGGCTTCTCACCTGCAGGgatggaaagggggaggggaggaagtgtGAGTCTGTGATGAAGCTAGAGGGGACTCACTGTGACCCACTGTGACCCACATGCTCTTGGTGGCAGCTGGCTACACCACAGTCTAAGGCCTGCAAGCAACTGGGAGGGTGACGTGTTCTAACACAAGTCCCGGGAAGCCATGGGTGCCCCAAGTGAAAGGGAGACTTTCTGAGTGGGGCTTCCCAGCCATAGGGCCTCAAACCGTTTCCTGCTAAACGGAAACAGAGCAAAGGCCACGTGCCCTCCCCAGGCTGGCAGCTGAATCCACCCTGGGAGGACTCCGCTGACTTTAGAAGCAGATGTTCAgagagggttggggtgggggtgacggCTGTTCTTCAAACCATGTGACTGTTCTACTTCAGAGGAAGTTTTCAAATCTGAGTTTCTAAGTGGGTGTTGGTTTGCATGGACCAGTGAGCCTGTTGTCTTTTTTGCTCTTGAAGGACAACAGAATGCCTCTGAAGCATGGACATTtctcagtcttatttttaaaaatccacatttgGGCCACAAAGTATTTCTTAAGGTAGCTGATCCTTTTCTATCGTGATTTTAGTTTCTCTTTACGAGGTTCATCATGGGATTCTTTATATACCAGCAACTCTTCACCACAGATTAATCAATAACAGATAGAAATTCATGAGCTGGTTAACATTTGGGTGAATAGCATGGACTTCCAAGTAGCCACAGTATGGTACTATAGTCAGGGCTTGGCCttggaaaaaatgcaaaatgatggtttgtttttgaggaaccttctgTCCCTCTTGCTGCACCTCTGTCTGTCTTCAGATTTCCTTGATAAGGAACCACCCATCAAAACTTATCCTATCCCTGTAGGGTTAAACAAATCTGAGAAACGAATTCTAGCTATAATGTAAATGTTTGATAAGGGCTTAATGTTTCATTCAGTCAAGATCCTAGTAGCATTTTGATAAGCGTCTGGAATACCTTTACTCAAAAGGAGTGAGTTACATGGAAATTTCAGGCAAGAGGGCATGATTAAAGTAGGATATTTTTCTGGGCTTTCTGATGGGGCAGCTACCCTGCCCAAGCATATTTATAAACATCAACGGTAAGTGTTTGGAATACACTGCAACTTGTTTTCAATCAGTATTcatattctgaaataaaacagaattctgGGTCTCATCTCGTGTAAAATGTCTTGTTGACTATTAAAGAGAGTGCTCCTGGCATTAAAACTGCCACCTACACATACTCAAAATGTTAGGGAAAGAGTCCAGGATTGGAAGCCAGAGCTTTCCATGCTCCCATGATTTGCTCTCAGTCTGACCTTTGGTAAATCATTCCATCTCTTGAAGTTTTAGGATGGTACTTGCAGCTTCTTTTACTTTATGGGATAGCAGTAAGGATCAAAAGAAATGATACACttgaaagcactttataaattacaaaacactACAACAGGTAAAGAATTATCATTATTATGGCATGAACTTGCTCATGTTTTGAAAAGGGCAATAAGTGAATAGAAGCTCTGTATATCTACCAACCCCCATGACTCTAAAAACAGAATATAATAAACAGTGGTCAAGGGCATAGACACTTGAGGTCAGACAGACTTGAATTTaagtcctggccctgccacttgcTAGCAATGTGACCCAGGGGCGGGTTACCTAACACTTcatgcctcacttttctcatcatctaaaatgggaataaggaaTAGTCTCTACCTCCCAGAGTTGTTGTGGGACCCTAAAGCATTCAAAAAGTGCTTAGCAGAGAGCTTAGTAATATTTagcattgcttttttttctctcctcaatcCGAATAAGTTCTCAGACTCCTAAAAATGCAGCAAGATGCCACACATGAGTCCCTCCCCAAAAAGGTTGGGTGGGAGCCCCAGAGAAGTCCTCAATCTCTAGGTAAACATTTAGAACAACGCTCTGAGAGGACCCTGGAGCTTCATATTTCACCCAGAGCAGGTAGCAGTTTGAGCAGCTGCTAAACTAGAGGAAAATATCCTTTGCAAGGATAGGGAACCTGCAGCTGACATGCTGAGTGATTCTTCAGATACAATCCCAAATCAAGGCCGCTCTGGGGAGAACCCTGCATATAAATGAACCTAAGAGAATCTGCCTCCTTGTTTGCTTTAACACACTGCAGTGATTAATTCCATCTGGAAGGCCTCACTCACCACTCATGCTGGGGCCAGAATATCACAAAGAAGGTGAATTATAttgcctggggggtggggagaacaatGCCCTCTGCCCCCTACCCCTCACTGGGTGTTTCCTACAAGCCAAGGGCCCTCAGCTCACCAGTGTGGATAAAGGTGTGTTTCTTCATGTCTGACTTCTGATGGAACCTCTTGCCGCAGTATTGACAGGGGTAAGGCCGGGTGTCTGAGTGGATGAGCAGGTGTGTGGACAATGTTGATGACCTCTTAAAGCTCTTGCCACAGATCTTACAGTCAAAGCTCCGTTCCTGTGGAAAGATGTGGCATTCCTCTTGCAATCATCTAGGCTGCCATTCTCCTCACCATTAACCTGACTCTAAAATCCCCAAAGCCAGGGCTCTCCCTTCCTTCAGACTCCCCTTCCAAATAGCCTGCCccattattctctctctccctattaTTTCCAAcctccactctcccctcccttGTCCTCTTCCCCTTTAACACTTTTTCTACCCGATCACTTTTCACCCACAACTCTCCACACCCCGTGTCAGAAACGTATCCCCACCCTGCTTTTTTGACACCCATTTACAAACACTTCTCCACCCTCCTCAACAGGAGGCTTAGACCTCAGTCACTTGAGatgccccctccctccagccaggGCGGGTGTTGAGGGAGATGGGAGAATATTCTTTTTAGTAACTATGTCTCTGAGTAAGTATTCTCCTGTCATAGTTATTTGGACACTCATTTGCTTATCTACCCTGTCTCTCAGCTAAACTAATCTCGGGCATCCTGTCATGGGACCTGATGTGTTGTAAGATTCTTATGGGCCTAGCACCTGGAAGTGGGGCAATATTTTAAGTGAATCAACGAAAGAAAAGCAGGATAAATATGACACTTGGTGCTTTAAGTGAGCTGAGATCCCTCTTTTTCAGTCTTGAGAGGTCATTGCTGATGAAGTGACAGCCATTTAGTGAAAAGAAGTAGAGCTAATAAATCTGATGTATCAGCAGCAAGAGTGCATACAAGCCCTTCTCAAACCCAAAGTAATGATCAGGATCACACTGGAGTCTCACAATTATGTGACGCCAAACTCTAGGGCTGCCTGGAGACCTGAGCCGGCTTTCCCTGCACGCCTACATCTGGGCAAGGGGATATGGTGGAGGAGACTGGGGACAGTCCGAGGGAGACCAAGGAGAAAGGTGCCAGGCGGAGAGCTGCCGGTGCTGCACAAAGAACATCTCTGAATGCGTAACCCTGAGCAGGGCCGCGCGAGGCCGTGCTTCCCGCTCTTACCTGTGAGTGCACGGCTTTGTGCTGCTCCAGGCTCACCGCGTGCCCGAAGGTCTTGCCGCATATCTCGCAAGCAAAGGGTCTCGTGCCGCTGTGGGACCTGCGCACGTGCACCTCGAGCCCGTGTGGCGTGGAGAACACCTAAGGCGGATGGGACCGGGAAGAAGGACGCTGAGAGGAGCCAACGGGCGCGGACTCTGGCTCCGCGCGGTCCGGGGGCGCGGGCGCTGGGCCGGCCAAGCTAGGAGCGCGGAAGCCTCACCTTGCTGCACTTGATGCACTTGTAGGAGCCGCCGCCCAGCAGCAGGCGGGTACACAGCAGCTCGGACTCCACCTTGACGCCGGCGCCCTTGTCCGCGTGCAGCCCGTGGCTGCGCTCCGGGTACAGCCCGCCCGCCGCAGCCGTCGGCCTCTCGTACAACCCTGCCGCCGCGGGCCCAAAGTCGCCGTAGAGACCCAGGCCCGCGCCGCTAGCAGCGCCGCCTCCTGCGCTGCCTCCCCCGGGCGCCCCGGCCCCtgcgccgcccgccgcccgctcCGGGCCGTACAGCGCCGCGGGGTGACCTGGCTCCGGGGTGCGCTCGCAGAAGAGGCCCAGGCCAGCGCCGCGCTCCAGGGCCGCGCACGGCCGGTAGCTCTGCATCAGGTGCCGCAGGTCAGACCCCGCCAAGCCGCTCCACGAGTAGGGCTTGAAGGGCAGGGGGAAGGGCTGAGCTTCGTCCAGCGACGGGCACACCGACTTCTCTGAGGCTGCAGAGACAGAAGAAGGCGTCCGGTCAGGCATAAAACCGAGGGGCGGACGCCGCCCGGCTGCGTCTG
Coding sequences within:
- the GFI1 gene encoding zinc finger protein Gfi-1, with product MPRSFLVKSKKAHSYHQPRSPGPDYSLRLENVLAPGGADSTSSAGGTKAESRGRLSPEMQLTEAPDRASASPGSCEGSVCDRSSEFEDFWRPPSPSVSPASEKSVCPSLDEAQPFPLPFKPYSWSGLAGSDLRHLMQSYRPCAALERGAGLGLFCERTPEPGHPAALYGPERAAGGAGAGAPGGGSAGGGAASGAGLGLYGDFGPAAAGLYERPTAAAGGLYPERSHGLHADKGAGVKVESELLCTRLLLGGGSYKCIKCSKVFSTPHGLEVHVRRSHSGTRPFACEICGKTFGHAVSLEQHKAVHSQERSFDCKICGKSFKRSSTLSTHLLIHSDTRPYPCQYCGKRFHQKSDMKKHTFIHTGEKPHKCQVCGKAFSQSSNLITHSRKHTGFKPFGCDLCGKGFQRKVDLRRHRETQHGLK